The nucleotide sequence CCCGCTTGGACGCCATTGCCGCATCCCAGCAAGTTGAAGGAGGATGCTGGGGAATACTTTCGTGACCAGAACGCTGCGCGCTATCCTTCTTACCCGATGCAGCCGGCTGTCGAGGCCATATTGACGCAGAATCCCGATATTTCTACCGAGAGCATCGATATCGTTGGTTGTGGCAGTACGATCGGGAATCTCTTGCGTTTTGTTCGCAAGGTCGACCGTGAATTCAAAATGCTTGTCGAGGTGGTTGGGTCGACGGTCTTCTTCGTTCGAAGAGAGAATTCCCCGAGAGAGCTTCTTCAAAACGTTTACGGGTATGGACATAGCTTCCCAGAAGCATACACATCATGGGCACCTAGCGTCAAGGGCTCTGAGTCGCATCAAAGATTGATAATGTACACCTTCGGGGATCTGAAATGTGTCGTACGGTTCGAAGCAGACGGGTACTTTCCTGGGTTCATGCAGGAGCAGTCCAAAGACATACGGCAGAATGCAAAGATTGACCGAGAAATTGATGCCGACCGGGGGCTGGCTTCCATTTTCGGAGATACAACCTTGGGCAGACGCGACCCCGGCTCAATCTCAGGGAAGGAATCCCTTACAATTCAAAGTGCTGGAGATCATGTGCCGCAGTCTGCCATATTTGACCTGAAGACCAGATCAATTCGAAAGAAGGATAGCGACGTTCTCGGAGAGGAGCTACCTCGTCTGTGGGTATCACAGATTCCTCACTTCTTGCTTGCATTTCACAAAGCCGGAGTATTTGGTTTGGAGGAGATGCAAATCCGCGACGTCCGAGAAAACGTTGCCAAATGGGAGGAAAATGAAAGGGATAGCTTGCGCCAACTAGCCGCCTTGTTGAAGCTATTGGTCGCCTTTGCTCGCACCCGACCGGATGGTCGATTTGAACTGGTTCACGAGGAGGGGAGAAGAGTGCTCGAGTTGCGAGAGGTCCGCGATGATGTGCTCAGAACTCTGCCGCCTACTCTGTGCAAAAGATGGACGAAGGAGGGCTTGGATgctgatgacgatgacaAGCCGTCGTCTCTGAGAACAGATGATCAGGATAAGTATACGGATCTGAATTGGGACACCGGATCTGAGAAGGACTATACGGCCTGTGATGCTAAGTGTGGGTACTGTGGTTCCTGTATATACTAAGCATTTGAAGTTTGTCGTTCTATACGCGTGCAGGTTTAATGCTCGGCCGAGGTTTAACACGAAACATCTCTTCTAAAACGTGCTCCTAGCACATTTCACACGAAGCTATGCAATTCTCATGTTCACACCATCACACATGAGCCAACTCGCTTttccatttctttttctcgaaTCTTCGTCAATTGCACTGCAAGTAGGCTGAAGCAAAGATTGACCATGCTATTGATGTCAATCAGCAGAATCCGAGTCTAGATATTTCTACTAGCCTTGCACCAAAGTCGCTTGTAGCCAAAAGACAACCCGAGCCGTAGCCGTCGTGGCATGAATCGGAGATTCTCATCTTTCCGTACTCAGGACCTCCTACTGTCCGTAACGACGGACGTGATGCTACAATGACGCGACATGCCTTTCATCCCCCTTTAACCTCAAAGCTCAAGTAGTTCTATAAATCACTACTTATAATCATGAATATCTCTCCAGATTTTCCCCATTGGGCCCGAAGGTACGTCTATTCTGCTCATATTGAGCTTTGGACCGTTCCTAACCCCAATTACATCGATTTGGGTGCAAAAGGACCACACAGGGATTTCCATGAGCTTATTCTCCTTCGTTTGATCAGCGCAACGGAGAAATTCATGAGGCTCACTGCCGTTTTGGTATGCTACGCAGCAGAGGCTCCACCACCGGGCTTGGGTGACGACTTGCCCCTCATCGGATACCTACCATGTGCTGGTCATTGGTTAAATATATTTCAATGCGGTACGGCTTTGGTATAACTCCTAGTCCTGTAATAAGTAGGTGCAACTTTAAAAACCACGAAATCGCCGACACCCCTCAAGTTCATATTGTGTCAATACTACAACATAAACATGGTGGCACTTGCTGCCCACGCAACGTTCCTCCTCATATCAATTATACGACTTGCTATTGACGATATCTTCCCATTGAGTAATTATCTGGGCCAAGAAATGTTCATGGCGCtgttcgcatttatcaaccAGCTCTGTCTCAGTCTCATCATGCCTATTGTCGAAATCCTCGCGTTTCTCATACAGGCACGCCATATTAGCTCCGTGAACTTCCCGAATGCTTTAAGTCTCTCGGCTCTCGTGATATAAGCAATGGCATCTCTGGTGGTTGCCCTAACCTGGATGTGGCGGACTCCGTTTCCATATGAAAGGGTTGACCGGCTCAGCCTGGGCGTCATTTCTGTTTGGTACGAAATTGTGGGTTGGTTGGTGGTGGATCATGCTGTATTTGCTGTAGGCCAATTGATTATTCTCTGGCTGGCGATGTACTGTGGTAATTGACTGGTGTCGTCTGCTAGAGAGACAGAACCATTGTTGCTCCGGTCTTCTATGGATGAAGTATATTGTCTAGGCCGACGGGATCTCTCTATGAAGGGACATAGCCCGATATATTGGTATCCGTAGACATCAAATCCCTTGGTAAATCAAAATACTAATATTTCAGAGCCTTATACTTAGTCTACGTAATTCTCGGCATTCGAGTTACTTGGTGGCATTGCCGACTGACTGCTTAAGGTAATAAGTTCGCTATGGGCTGTGAATAGGTACGTCGGGACTTGTTTTGCTAGACTTTCATGGATTATTGTTAGCCTAATTACAAATACGAGACCTACTCCCAGTCACTTTGCATTACCTGCGACCAATGGCCGCATACGATGGAAGCATGTCACTTCGTATATGCAGGCCCGGAGTAAGAGGGGCAGATCTCATATTTTGCTTATCTCAGATAGGTCTATTACTGTTTGTCTCCGAACGTATGACATTTCTTTAATTTCATTTCAATTAAGACTGCAGTTGCTATGTACATTCATCATCCCTATTTATTCCAAATCAAACCAGGCCAACGTCGATCGTGCAACAATCACGGAACCTCGGGGTAGATGCGATCCCCCACCTTTGGAGGCTCCAAGAAATCCTTTGGGACGTTTTCCGGCAGTTGATTCTTCTCCGTCCATTGACGAAGCTGCTCAAAGTTGCGGCACTTGTGCTGGGTGTTGAAGTCGACGAATGGCTCGGGATGGTGGGGGTATATCCAGAATTGACCGAAGACGCCAACGTCGACGGTACACATGAGCTGCTGGCGTATGATATCGAGGCAGTGTGCTACGCCTTCATCAGCTCTTGGTCCGGGCCGGCTATAGGGATAATATACTTACTAACATGGCGCTTGACGATAAACTCGTCGTTTTTGAACGCGCCTTGGCCCAGGTCTCGGTAATGTTCGTAATTGTAATAGTTCGTTTGACGAAGGAGGTTCTGGGAGGTAAGCATGTCATTGATTCCAATAATGTATGATGACTTACCAAGCAGTGAAGGTGATGAAAGCCTTCAACGTGGACAGGATATCCGCCACCATATTTTTCGTTGATCTTGACGAAGTCCTTTGGCATGCCAATGTTGTGAGCCTCCTCGGGAGTAATACGTACCGCCCGATCTGCCAGGTTAGCATAATTTGAAAAGAAATAACGAAAGGGAAACTAACATTCAGCCCCGATGGATGCCCATGCAGCATCGGTGTCTGGACCAGCATCCTGTCGGAAAGCATTTTCCTTGAGGAAGGATCCGTTGAAGCGTTGCTCGTGGTAGCTGACTTTATTCAACAGAGGAGCTAGACCGGTCAGTTACTGTCAGTCTCAAGCAGTAAGAGAAACTTACAGGTTTCGGAAGCATGACTGGTACAAATCCCATCCAAGTCGCGATGCCAGTAGTATCCTGCTAGGCCGGCAGCCAAGCAAGCCACAGCAGTCCCAAGAAGGTGAAGTGAGATCAAGAGTATGCGACGCCACTTCTTCGCGTTCTTCTCTAGTTGGTACAGTGGAGGTCCCTCATCCGAGAGGAGACTCTCCCGAGAATCATAGTCATCCTCTGTGTTTGCCTTGGAGTATTGCATGTTGTTCAAACTTGACATGATAATAGGTAAAAATAAAAGATAGAAACGAAGTACTCGGTTGAAGAGGGAAGGCGGATAGACCAGGGAAAATAACAATGCTGATTCTCGGGAAACGCCGGTGCAGCCTCGATGTAACCTTTGGCGCGATGATGGGGACAAACACGAGGCCTGCGTTGTATGGCACCTAAATTGGAAACACAACTGTCCCAATATGTGGCATTCTGTCTTAGTTATACTTTCCAGCCATTCAAAGGGCGACATCATGTATTGATCGTGTATCTGCAAGTAAGCTGACAGTGCGTCGTAGGCTGAGCTCATAGGCCGCCGGTACATTGTCTCACAAAAAACACAACATTCGGATGCGAGTACTCAAATCGGACGATGTACCCAACGCGAGTATCCAGAATTTTCCGAAAATAGTGTATACAACTCTGGTTCTATAAGGCGGATGCATGGATGCCCTTCGTATTCGTGACCAGATGACCTCAGCGAGGATATTCTGGACTTGCCGATGCGTCATAACAACTCTTCTTGAAATGGCACAATTTACACGACTGCGGACGACTGTCGTAGGTAAGTACTTTCTGATAAGCCGGATAGAAAGGTACCTGGAGTGAGGTATAAAGCCGGTCTACATTCCTCCCAAATCATCTTACCATCAACTCCCTCCAACCCTGCTCTACATTCGTATCTTATTCACTTTTAATAAGTCTACTATTAATACTTCTCCTCACTATGCACATCACTGCCGGAGCCGTGGCCTTCTTTCTGGCCGTGGCCAGTGCCCTGCCCGTGGCCAACCCCAAAGCGCAACCTGAAGCGTCCCCGGATACCACCGCAGCCCAGGTCACTGATTACAGTGACTATGGAAAGTACGGCGAGTACGGTTCATACAAACGCGATGAATCCGCCGGACACCATTCCCGTGCCGAAGCCGCGGCGCAGGTTACGGACTACAGCGAGTATGGCCAATACGGCGAGTATGGTTCCTACAAACGCGACGACAGCTCGGCCGAAGTGA is from Aspergillus chevalieri M1 DNA, chromosome 8, nearly complete sequence and encodes:
- a CDS encoding uncharacterized protein (COG:S;~EggNog:ENOG410PGSC), with the protein product MSMQQRGRGARARGGRGRAGYSGRPRVVASKSWRKLQTQETLAPVLGSKLAEVHESNLADVSRVDEKSAKISDCKDIASFNWLNEKEPTILIPGNPPAWTPLPHPSKLKEDAGEYFRDQNAARYPSYPMQPAVEAILTQNPDISTESIDIVGCGSTIGNLLRFVRKVDREFKMLVEVVGSTVFFVRRENSPRELLQNVYGYGHSFPEAYTSWAPSVKGSESHQRLIMYTFGDLKCVVRFEADGYFPGFMQEQSKDIRQNAKIDREIDADRGLASIFGDTTLGRRDPGSISGKESLTIQSAGDHVPQSAIFDLKTRSIRKKDSDVLGEELPRLWVSQIPHFLLAFHKAGVFGLEEMQIRDVRENVAKWEENERDSLRQLAALLKLLVAFARTRPDGRFELVHEEGRRVLELREVRDDVLRTLPPTLCKRWTKEGLDADDDDKPSSLRTDDQDKYTDLNWDTGSEKDYTACDAKCGYCGSCIY
- a CDS encoding oxidase ustYa family protein (COG:S;~EggNog:ENOG410PMN4;~InterPro:IPR021765;~PFAM:PF11807;~TransMembrane:1 (i45-69o);~go_process: GO:0043386 - mycotoxin biosynthetic process [Evidence IEA]), whose product is MSSLNNMQYSKANTEDDYDSRESLLSDEGPPLYQLEKNAKKWRRILLISLHLLGTAVACLAAGLAGYYWHRDLDGICTSHASETSPLLNKVSYHEQRFNGSFLKENAFRQDAGPDTDAAWASIGAEYRAVRITPEEAHNIGMPKDFVKINEKYGGGYPVHVEGFHHLHCLNLLRQTNYYNYEHYRDLGQGAFKNDEFIVKRHVTHCLDIIRQQLMCTVDVGVFGQFWIYPHHPEPFVDFNTQHKCRNFEQLRQWTEKNQLPENVPKDFLEPPKVGDRIYPEVP